Proteins found in one Mustela lutreola isolate mMusLut2 chromosome 12, mMusLut2.pri, whole genome shotgun sequence genomic segment:
- the TPD52L3 gene encoding tumor protein D55 produces the protein MDPSFPEPHTTSQELDPTGLYFNPVGQDYFSAGYVYDSLYQELDLDSLHEDLSHSMPGTMTVTSANTHESHLTAEPEDLREAERKELKSELTKVEEEIITLCHALAAKERCCMELKRKLGLIALVGLRQNLSKGWHDVQVSSVYMKQKTSAALSTMGSAIYGKLGDMKKSSTFRSFEGLMGAIKSRVAGDRKFSSNCLPSSTGGGNDLLLASGSRDDPLPLSRSGNDPVQ, from the coding sequence ATGGATCCATCATTCCCAGAGCCCCACACCACCAGCCAAGAGTTGGACCCCACAGGTTTATATTTCAACCCTGTTGGCCAAGATTATTTCTCTGCTGGTTACGTGTACGACTCTCTGTACCAAGAACTGGACCTGGATTCTCTTCATGAAGATCTTTCCCATTCCATGCCAGGCACTATGACAGTGACCTCAGCAAACACACATGAATCCCACCTGACTGCTGAACCAGAGGATCTCAGAGAGGCTGAACGAAAGGAGCTCAAATCCGAGCTCACTAAAGTGGAAGAGGAAATTATAACGCTATGCCACGCTCTGGCAGCCAAAGAAAGATGTTGTATGGAGCTTAAGAGGAAGCTGGGTCTCATAGCCTTGGTGGGGCTAAGGCAGAATCTGTCCAAAGGCTGGCACGATGTTCAAGTCTCCAGTGTTTACATGAAACAAAAGACATCAGCTGCCCTGTCTACCATGGGTTCTGCCATTTACGGGAAGCTTGGAGACATGAAGAAGTCATCTACGTTCAGATCATTTGAAGGTCTGATGGGGGCAATCAAATCCAGAGTTGCAGGTGACAGAAAGTTTAGCAGTAACTGCCTTCCTTCTTCAACTGGGGGTGGAAATGATTTGCTCCTAGCTTCAGGGAGTAGGGACGATCCACTTCCACTTTCCAGGAGTGGGAATGATCCAGTTCAGTGA